A genomic stretch from Corynebacterium sp. 21KM1197 includes:
- the mutM gene encoding bifunctional DNA-formamidopyrimidine glycosylase/DNA-(apurinic or apyrimidinic site) lyase, whose amino-acid sequence MPELPEVEVVRRGLERHAVGRHLNRVQVWHPRAARNQPGGGAALEQALEGATLTGAHRRGKFLWLSTDRQEHLLVHLGMSGQMLIKNHPESHPHLRASARLSPVGSSGVDSTGPNEEAGQEQATWLYFIDQRTFGYWRATPADEQGVPLPVAHIARDLLDPVLDIPALARRIKARPTEIKRLLLNQEVVSGIGNIYADEMLWAARLHGRQRASRVSLARLEELLWAGREVMERALEQGGTSFDSLYVNVNGESGYFDVSLHAYGRHGQPCHRCGAEMRREAFMNRSSHFCPECQRPR is encoded by the coding sequence ATGCCTGAACTGCCCGAGGTGGAGGTGGTGCGCCGTGGGCTGGAACGCCACGCGGTGGGGCGTCACCTCAACCGGGTGCAGGTGTGGCACCCGCGCGCGGCGCGCAACCAACCCGGCGGCGGCGCGGCACTAGAACAAGCCCTGGAGGGGGCCACGCTCACCGGGGCGCACCGGCGCGGTAAGTTCCTGTGGCTGAGCACGGACCGCCAGGAACACCTGCTGGTGCACCTGGGCATGAGCGGACAAATGCTCATTAAGAATCACCCGGAATCACACCCGCATCTGCGGGCGAGCGCGCGGTTATCCCCGGTGGGAAGCAGCGGCGTGGACAGCACCGGCCCGAATGAGGAGGCCGGGCAGGAGCAAGCCACCTGGCTCTATTTCATTGATCAGCGCACCTTCGGCTACTGGCGCGCTACCCCTGCTGATGAGCAGGGTGTGCCGTTGCCCGTGGCCCACATCGCGCGGGATCTGCTCGACCCCGTGCTGGATATTCCGGCGCTCGCGCGGCGGATCAAGGCCCGCCCCACGGAGATCAAGAGGCTGCTGTTGAATCAGGAGGTGGTCTCCGGTATCGGCAATATCTACGCCGATGAAATGCTGTGGGCGGCGCGCCTGCATGGGCGGCAGCGGGCCTCGCGGGTGAGCCTGGCTCGTCTGGAGGAACTGCTGTGGGCCGGGCGCGAGGTAATGGAGAGGGCCCTGGAGCAGGGCGGCACCTCCTTTGACTCGCTGTACGTGAACGTCAATGGGGAATCGGGATACTTTGACGTGAGCCTGCACGCCTATGGTCGTCACGGCCAGCCCTGCCATCGCTGCGGCGCGGAGATGCGGCGCGAGGCGTTTATGAACCGTTCGAGCCACTTTTGTCCGGAGTGCCAGCGTCCCCGCTGA
- the rnc gene encoding ribonuclease III, whose product MKKKRLSGQEALDAAFGAINHRPLLDKLGVEISEEGLRLALTHRSFANENGMLPNNERLEFLGDAVLGLSVATQLYAQYPSSPESDISKMRAGIVSRYGCADIARDIRLGDHILLGKGELATGGRKKESILADTTEAILGVIYREHGFEVAREVILRLFGHKIDTATAKGRHEDWKTVLQERLAELKLPMATYSATSTGPEHELVFRAHAAVNGHVVGSGTGPNKKVAEQEAAHRAHQALVDPQVRLAVSVASEPTPPDTTPDHA is encoded by the coding sequence ATGAAGAAGAAGCGACTCAGCGGGCAGGAGGCCTTAGACGCCGCCTTTGGGGCGATCAATCACCGCCCGCTGCTGGATAAACTCGGCGTGGAGATCAGCGAGGAGGGCCTGCGCCTGGCGCTCACGCACCGCTCCTTTGCCAATGAGAACGGCATGCTGCCCAATAACGAGCGCCTGGAGTTCCTGGGAGACGCGGTCCTGGGGCTTTCGGTGGCCACGCAACTCTATGCGCAGTATCCCTCCAGCCCGGAGTCGGACATCTCCAAGATGCGCGCGGGAATCGTCTCTCGTTATGGCTGCGCGGACATCGCGCGGGACATTCGTCTGGGCGATCACATTCTTTTGGGCAAGGGGGAGTTGGCCACCGGCGGCAGGAAGAAGGAATCCATCCTGGCCGATACCACCGAGGCGATCCTCGGCGTGATCTACCGCGAGCACGGCTTTGAGGTGGCCCGCGAGGTGATCTTGAGGCTCTTTGGTCACAAGATTGACACCGCCACCGCCAAGGGCCGTCACGAGGACTGGAAAACGGTGCTCCAGGAGCGCCTGGCGGAACTCAAACTCCCCATGGCCACCTACTCCGCCACCTCCACCGGCCCGGAGCACGAGCTGGTTTTCCGGGCCCACGCCGCCGTGAACGGGCACGTGGTGGGCTCGGGTACGGGTCCAAACAAGAAGGTCGCGGAGCAGGAGGCGGCGCACCGTGCGCACCAGGCCCTCGTGGACCCCCAGGTGCGGCTCGCGGTGAGCGTTGCCTCAGAGCCGACCCCGCCGGATACCACCCCCGATCATGCCTGA
- a CDS encoding YceD family protein: protein MNSPFVFDVSGLVHSSTAERRTLTGPSPARIGAAMIAIEEGEQVTVEAMVTPLGTGVLVDAQVQAPLRGQCVRCLAELHQEGNFHINQFFADSAEVIVHEGDEDDDEGEETPVIVEERVDIQQAVTDEVGLTLPFNPTCPGGCAQDEAAAPAPDGVSGEDEGSLPDPRWAGLEKFL, encoded by the coding sequence ATGAACTCACCTTTTGTTTTTGATGTCTCGGGCCTCGTGCACTCCTCCACGGCGGAACGCCGTACCCTCACCGGTCCCTCTCCGGCGCGGATCGGCGCGGCGATGATCGCCATCGAGGAGGGGGAGCAGGTCACCGTGGAGGCGATGGTGACGCCCCTGGGCACCGGGGTGCTCGTGGACGCCCAGGTGCAGGCCCCGCTGCGCGGGCAGTGCGTGCGCTGCCTGGCGGAGTTGCACCAGGAAGGTAATTTCCACATCAACCAGTTCTTCGCGGATTCCGCCGAGGTCATTGTCCACGAAGGCGATGAGGACGATGACGAGGGGGAGGAGACTCCCGTGATCGTGGAGGAGCGCGTGGATATTCAGCAGGCGGTGACCGACGAGGTGGGCCTGACCCTGCCGTTTAATCCCACCTGCCCGGGCGGCTGCGCCCAGGACGAGGCGGCCGCACCCGCTCCCGACGGCGTATCCGGGGAGGACGAGGGCTCCCTGCCCGATCCCCGCTGGGCAGGCCTGGAGAAGTTTCTGTGA
- a CDS encoding DivIVA domain-containing protein, producing MYRVFEALDELVQTVEQAYGVPMTSNCMVPRNDVLALLDDLRNALPIEIDDAQDVLDKQDEILRGAEERASTIVSDADAQATDIVDGAQREADEMVADAQHRATTVVARAEEDAHQTISRARAEADDTLSRAQAEADRLIADGNDSYQRSVDEGLAEQNRLVSESEVVRRANEEAHRVVDAAHADSKKLRSECDQFVDSKLADFEETLSGVLRTVSRDRAALRRGAGAAGTAGTSREPREAYGYED from the coding sequence ATGTACCGCGTATTCGAAGCCCTGGATGAACTGGTTCAAACAGTGGAGCAGGCTTACGGCGTGCCCATGACCTCCAACTGCATGGTGCCGCGCAACGACGTACTGGCGCTCCTCGACGATCTGCGCAACGCCCTGCCCATCGAGATCGACGATGCCCAGGACGTCCTGGACAAGCAGGACGAGATCCTGCGCGGCGCGGAGGAGCGCGCCAGCACCATCGTGAGCGATGCCGACGCCCAGGCCACGGACATCGTGGACGGCGCGCAGCGCGAGGCGGACGAGATGGTGGCGGATGCGCAGCACCGCGCCACCACCGTGGTGGCCCGCGCGGAGGAGGACGCGCACCAGACCATTAGCCGCGCCCGCGCCGAGGCGGATGACACGCTCTCCCGCGCGCAGGCGGAGGCCGATCGCCTGATCGCGGACGGCAACGATTCCTACCAGCGCAGCGTGGACGAGGGCCTGGCGGAACAGAACCGCCTGGTCTCCGAGTCCGAGGTGGTGCGCCGCGCGAACGAGGAGGCGCACCGCGTGGTGGACGCCGCTCACGCCGATTCCAAGAAGCTGCGCAGCGAGTGCGATCAGTTTGTGGATAGCAAGCTCGCGGACTTCGAGGAGACGCTCTCCGGCGTGCTGCGCACCGTATCCAGGGATCGCGCTGCTTTGCGACGCGGCGCGGGCGCGGCGGGCACTGCGGGTACCAGCCGCGAGCCCCGCGAGGCCTACGGGTACGAGGATTAA
- a CDS encoding polyamine aminopropyltransferase: MSSGNMGRQRLWRFLLLFSVAVCAACGLVYELALISLATSTGGGGIVETSLIVAGYVAALGLGAFAVRPLLRWPAESFLAVEAILGVVGGFSAMALYAAFALVGQSLLLLVLATAVIGMLVGAELPLLLTLVQQGKSVDARGAGRVVATLNVADYAGALLGGLAWPFLLLPWLGLIRGTAAAGLLNLVAALFLACVVLRSRLSRRRLWAATLGLLVGCAMILGLIFLSPAWVVTARQQLYSDPVVYAHQSQYQDIVVTQRGKDRRLYLNGGLQYSTRDEYRYTESLVYPALREKGERVLVIGGGDGLAARELSRMDAQVVQVELDPEVIQVANTVLREDNGGSLENRNVEVIVDDAFTWLRRGGDGTAFGSVIIDLPDPDNETMARLYSEEFYTLARSVLAPEGRMTVQASSAYSTPEVFWRVHSTLQAAGCGEVFPYHVMVPTFGDWGFHLCAPKGASLSLPQDAPPLRYMSPEVLAAASVFGQDNGPRRMEPSTLDRPFIVEDMRKGYR; encoded by the coding sequence ATGAGTTCTGGAAATATGGGCAGGCAGCGCCTCTGGCGCTTCCTGCTTCTTTTTTCCGTGGCGGTATGCGCCGCCTGCGGTTTGGTGTATGAGCTCGCGCTGATCTCCCTGGCCACCTCCACCGGGGGCGGGGGGATCGTGGAGACCTCCCTCATCGTGGCCGGGTACGTGGCGGCCCTGGGCCTGGGGGCCTTTGCGGTGCGGCCGCTGCTGCGCTGGCCCGCGGAATCCTTCCTCGCGGTGGAGGCCATCTTGGGCGTGGTGGGTGGCTTCTCCGCGATGGCGCTGTACGCGGCCTTTGCCTTGGTGGGGCAATCGCTGCTGCTTCTGGTACTGGCCACCGCCGTGATCGGCATGCTGGTTGGCGCGGAATTGCCGCTCCTGCTCACCCTGGTGCAGCAGGGTAAGAGCGTGGATGCCCGTGGGGCCGGGCGGGTGGTGGCCACCCTGAACGTGGCCGATTACGCGGGAGCGCTCCTGGGTGGATTGGCCTGGCCCTTTCTCCTGCTTCCGTGGCTGGGGTTGATTCGGGGAACCGCGGCGGCGGGGCTACTGAATCTCGTGGCGGCGCTCTTTTTGGCCTGCGTGGTGCTGCGCTCCCGGCTATCGCGGCGCAGGCTGTGGGCGGCCACCCTGGGGTTGCTGGTGGGTTGCGCGATGATCCTGGGGCTGATCTTCCTCTCCCCGGCGTGGGTGGTCACCGCGCGCCAGCAGCTTTATTCCGACCCCGTGGTGTACGCGCATCAATCCCAATACCAGGACATCGTGGTCACCCAGCGGGGAAAGGATCGCAGGCTATATCTCAATGGGGGATTGCAGTATTCCACCCGCGATGAATACCGATACACGGAATCCCTGGTGTATCCCGCGCTGCGGGAAAAGGGGGAGCGGGTGCTGGTCATCGGGGGCGGAGATGGTTTGGCGGCGCGGGAATTAAGCCGCATGGATGCCCAGGTGGTGCAGGTGGAATTGGACCCGGAGGTCATTCAGGTGGCCAATACCGTCCTGCGCGAGGATAACGGTGGCTCACTGGAGAACAGGAACGTGGAGGTTATCGTGGATGATGCCTTTACCTGGCTGCGCCGAGGCGGGGACGGCACCGCCTTTGGTTCCGTGATTATTGATCTGCCGGATCCGGATAATGAGACGATGGCGCGGCTATATTCCGAGGAGTTTTATACCCTGGCGCGCTCCGTTTTGGCCCCGGAGGGACGCATGACGGTGCAGGCCTCCTCGGCGTACTCCACCCCGGAGGTGTTTTGGCGGGTTCACTCCACCCTGCAAGCCGCCGGGTGCGGGGAGGTGTTCCCCTATCACGTCATGGTGCCCACCTTTGGCGACTGGGGCTTTCACCTGTGCGCGCCCAAGGGGGCGTCGTTAAGCCTGCCGCAGGATGCCCCGCCGCTGCGGTACATGAGCCCGGAGGTGCTGGCTGCGGCGAGCGTTTTCGGCCAGGATAATGGCCCGAGGCGGATGGAACCATCCACGCTGGATAGGCCCTTTATCGTGGAGGACATGCGCAAGGGGTATCGCTGA
- a CDS encoding DUF350 domain-containing protein yields the protein MLMSAVLGTIAYFALSVLILLVGFGLLDLLTPGKLVRLIFAHHLPNAALIASAQQVSLGIIICSAILHSPSDLLPGLATTAAYAGVGLVLQALALIAMEALIPVRIRGLVEDPRLRAGTVVVAVALVVVAAINAACMS from the coding sequence ATGTTGATGAGCGCCGTGCTGGGCACCATTGCTTATTTTGCGCTTTCCGTACTGATTCTCCTGGTGGGATTTGGGCTGCTTGATCTGCTGACCCCGGGAAAGTTGGTGCGGTTGATCTTTGCTCACCATCTGCCCAATGCGGCGCTGATCGCCAGCGCGCAGCAGGTTTCCCTGGGCATCATTATCTGTTCCGCTATCCTGCATTCCCCGTCCGATTTACTTCCCGGCCTGGCCACCACGGCCGCGTATGCCGGGGTGGGGTTGGTGCTGCAAGCCCTGGCCCTGATAGCGATGGAGGCGCTGATCCCCGTGCGGATTCGGGGTCTGGTGGAGGATCCCCGGCTGCGCGCGGGCACGGTGGTGGTAGCGGTGGCGCTCGTCGTGGTGGCGGCGATTAATGCCGCGTGCATGTCATGA
- a CDS encoding DUF4247 domain-containing protein, with the protein MKPFHYYVAAVCCALLAVILLVVRSSDTAVGDAVPQHFERAQGNTFYCHDDPNAVADEIERHAGSARSRATDEATGAVYLRYKNNVVEITGSGEDCRINVEDLGRMNSGAFVYLGPGFSPGSPSNSSGGSSGSGSGVGSVK; encoded by the coding sequence GTGAAACCCTTTCACTATTACGTGGCCGCCGTGTGCTGCGCCCTGCTGGCGGTGATTTTGCTTGTGGTGCGTTCCTCCGATACGGCGGTGGGGGACGCGGTTCCCCAGCACTTTGAGCGCGCCCAGGGCAATACGTTCTATTGCCACGATGATCCCAACGCGGTGGCCGATGAGATAGAGCGCCACGCCGGTTCGGCGCGCTCCCGGGCCACGGATGAGGCCACCGGAGCGGTATATCTGCGCTACAAGAATAACGTGGTGGAGATCACCGGATCGGGCGAGGACTGCCGGATCAATGTGGAGGATTTGGGGCGCATGAATAGTGGTGCCTTTGTGTATCTGGGCCCCGGCTTTAGTCCCGGTTCGCCGAGTAATTCCTCCGGGGGTTCCTCGGGATCGGGTTCCGGTGTTGGTTCCGTGAAGTAG
- a CDS encoding DUF2617 family protein — MIDAQVEPADVRAEDLALRLNGPLPEVLAQRWQRWGKYRLHLAVLGASHIVSAYTREGLYVREEISTTAPQGMRPLPDAWKRKGYRLDVRIDRGADFEHEAYALGIAPEWFVVRFPGVGPHHLTALRAGVTGEALWWETRHCYPGQKAIVRTRSEVRA; from the coding sequence ATGATTGACGCACAGGTAGAGCCTGCCGACGTCCGCGCGGAGGATCTTGCGCTGCGCCTTAACGGGCCGCTGCCGGAGGTATTGGCCCAGCGCTGGCAGCGATGGGGGAAATACCGCCTCCACCTCGCGGTGCTGGGGGCCTCGCATATCGTCAGCGCGTACACCCGGGAGGGGCTGTACGTGCGCGAGGAGATTTCCACCACCGCACCCCAGGGTATGAGGCCGCTGCCGGATGCGTGGAAACGCAAGGGTTATCGCCTTGACGTGCGCATTGATCGCGGCGCGGACTTTGAGCACGAGGCTTATGCGCTGGGGATCGCACCGGAGTGGTTCGTGGTGCGTTTCCCAGGGGTGGGCCCGCACCACCTCACCGCTTTGCGTGCCGGGGTGACGGGTGAAGCGCTGTGGTGGGAGACCAGGCATTGTTACCCTGGGCAGAAAGCAATTGTGAGGACGCGGAGTGAGGTGCGAGCGTGA
- a CDS encoding DUF4178 domain-containing protein has protein sequence MEIPLIIIVVLVIAAVVLAYQGWKKSQEQVARTQPRQDPFAHMAREDEQKFGPENLGPGAIVARGGVDYVVRGTITVRQGYYTWHEHLLDGGRGGEWLSTEVDEGQLKLSWWRTREDFALSPGKNQSVEGVEYAYQESGMAQFSSEGNTGLPATGEVEFYDYADRSGAKLLGLEKFGSGAWEASVGETIAPGEVTVYPAPRE, from the coding sequence ATGGAGATTCCTCTCATCATCATTGTGGTGCTCGTGATTGCCGCGGTGGTCTTGGCCTACCAGGGGTGGAAAAAGTCTCAGGAACAGGTGGCCCGGACGCAACCGCGCCAGGACCCCTTTGCCCACATGGCTCGGGAGGACGAGCAGAAGTTCGGCCCGGAGAACCTGGGGCCGGGGGCCATCGTGGCGCGCGGCGGCGTGGATTACGTGGTGCGCGGCACTATCACCGTGCGCCAGGGCTATTACACCTGGCACGAGCACCTGCTCGATGGCGGCAGGGGCGGGGAGTGGCTCTCCACGGAGGTGGACGAGGGCCAGCTCAAACTTTCCTGGTGGCGCACCCGCGAGGATTTTGCCCTGAGCCCGGGTAAGAATCAGAGCGTGGAGGGCGTGGAATACGCCTACCAGGAAAGCGGCATGGCGCAGTTCAGTAGCGAGGGCAACACCGGGCTCCCGGCAACGGGCGAGGTGGAGTTCTACGATTACGCCGATCGCTCCGGGGCGAAACTCCTGGGGCTGGAGAAGTTTGGTTCCGGCGCATGGGAGGCCTCCGTGGGGGAGACCATTGCCCCGGGGGAAGTCACCGTCTACCCGGCCCCGCGAGAGTGA
- a CDS encoding DUF6114 domain-containing protein: MSAKHPHEEEESEITRDLGPVVGGIASDDPAGPGETVDAADASGTEDTEGRVKPAADYSAWEDSASEGSAVATAAESEAPGERPAPVAAAQASSGVARTGAENNAPSESTTEKLEKNNRRFTAWRKQRPFGAGLVMIFAGAVIMTPAYLSFEISNIQVQVSTISGVSTLIIGALLIVSGFLTWFRGEGRILTGVVSLILGVVALPTSNFGGFGVGTLLALIGGALALSWTEADKAPKERKKKRRRAAGSGAAAAVVATALGVSMMEQPAAEANQALLPRIQDVIPFLPQEEENSPQPPAGEQPQTPPGDSNANVPAAPPAIPGIPGLPGLPELPPLPTPEELRERGEEILNGDIMEKINAAPLPQIPGLDLAPPEPIAWTVPPSGNRYTVMTDKTSLVGNVKFSYVTIDTAQGPRQAIRIDADHAILDNLSVRFPGDASGVPPVWKRSEPGAITTLNGNFHIIVHAVEVTPQVAGVTLPLSLNLSADMPPEELKSALQTLGVGVPDVLSDQMVMLNGTMDTYYISSDDLIASPVTTFRAE; the protein is encoded by the coding sequence GTGTCTGCTAAGCACCCGCACGAGGAAGAGGAAAGCGAGATCACGCGCGACCTCGGCCCCGTGGTGGGAGGCATCGCTTCCGACGATCCCGCAGGGCCAGGGGAAACCGTGGACGCTGCGGACGCTTCCGGTACGGAGGATACGGAGGGGCGGGTAAAGCCCGCTGCGGATTACTCCGCGTGGGAGGACTCCGCCTCCGAGGGGTCTGCTGTGGCGACGGCAGCGGAATCTGAGGCGCCGGGGGAGCGGCCCGCTCCTGTGGCGGCCGCTCAGGCTTCCTCGGGTGTCGCTCGCACGGGTGCCGAGAACAATGCTCCCTCGGAGAGCACCACGGAAAAGCTGGAGAAGAATAACAGGCGCTTTACTGCTTGGCGCAAGCAGCGCCCCTTCGGCGCCGGGCTGGTGATGATCTTTGCCGGGGCCGTGATTATGACCCCCGCATACCTCTCCTTTGAGATCTCCAATATCCAGGTGCAGGTATCCACCATCTCCGGGGTGTCCACCCTCATCATCGGAGCGCTGCTCATCGTCTCCGGCTTCCTCACCTGGTTCCGGGGCGAGGGACGAATCCTCACCGGCGTTGTTTCCCTCATTCTGGGCGTGGTGGCCCTGCCCACCTCGAACTTCGGTGGCTTTGGCGTGGGAACCCTGCTGGCCCTCATCGGAGGTGCGTTGGCGCTGTCCTGGACGGAGGCGGATAAGGCACCCAAGGAGCGTAAGAAGAAGCGTCGGCGGGCCGCCGGGAGCGGGGCTGCGGCTGCCGTGGTGGCCACGGCCCTGGGCGTATCCATGATGGAGCAGCCCGCCGCCGAGGCAAACCAGGCCCTGCTGCCCCGGATTCAGGATGTGATCCCCTTCCTGCCCCAGGAGGAGGAGAACTCCCCGCAGCCCCCGGCGGGGGAGCAGCCGCAAACTCCTCCCGGGGACAGTAATGCCAATGTCCCCGCCGCGCCCCCGGCCATTCCCGGCATTCCGGGCCTGCCCGGCCTGCCGGAACTGCCCCCGCTGCCCACCCCGGAGGAACTCCGGGAGCGCGGCGAGGAGATCCTCAACGGGGACATCATGGAGAAGATCAACGCGGCCCCGCTGCCGCAGATCCCGGGACTGGACCTCGCCCCGCCGGAGCCCATCGCGTGGACGGTGCCGCCCAGCGGCAACCGCTACACCGTGATGACGGATAAGACCTCCCTGGTGGGGAACGTGAAATTCTCCTACGTCACCATCGACACCGCTCAGGGACCGCGCCAGGCAATCAGGATCGACGCGGATCACGCGATCCTGGATAACCTCTCGGTGCGCTTCCCCGGCGATGCCTCCGGGGTGCCCCCGGTGTGGAAGCGCAGTGAGCCCGGTGCCATCACCACCCTGAACGGGAACTTCCACATCATCGTGCACGCGGTGGAGGTCACCCCGCAGGTGGCCGGAGTGACGCTGCCCTTGTCCCTGAACCTCAGTGCGGATATGCCTCCGGAGGAACTCAAGTCCGCCCTGCAAACCCTGGGCGTGGGCGTGCCAGATGTTCTCTCCGATCAGATGGTCATGCTCAACGGAACGATGGATACGTATTACATTTCCTCCGATGATTTGATCGCCTCTCCCGTTACCACCTTCCGGGCGGAGTAA
- a CDS encoding DUF6230 family protein, whose translation MGHIRKIRFAAIMAGSGLVTAGMGVAMAQGGLSANLALSNTIFSMQVGSLDSQGMNLFVDNEQMRDGNTGVTRLRLEEATISDMCMSMPINVPGLGERKFQMIANGPNTTASNLVIGAKNLDGSLTMIKPQIGVDAQQLSDKAEPGASAIVAQGLVASDQKIKAASVAADKLTAAGAKITIEEVDKSVC comes from the coding sequence GTGGGGCACATTAGGAAGATTCGATTCGCAGCCATCATGGCTGGCAGTGGACTGGTTACCGCGGGCATGGGAGTGGCGATGGCCCAGGGTGGCCTGTCCGCCAACCTGGCTCTGTCCAACACCATCTTTTCCATGCAGGTGGGCAGCCTCGACTCCCAGGGAATGAATCTCTTTGTGGACAACGAGCAAATGCGTGACGGCAACACGGGCGTGACGCGCCTGCGCCTCGAAGAGGCCACCATCAGCGACATGTGTATGTCCATGCCCATCAACGTTCCGGGCCTGGGGGAGCGCAAGTTCCAGATGATCGCCAACGGCCCGAACACCACGGCCTCGAACCTGGTGATCGGCGCCAAGAACCTTGACGGCTCCCTCACGATGATCAAGCCGCAGATCGGCGTGGATGCCCAGCAGCTCTCCGATAAGGCGGAGCCGGGCGCGAGCGCCATCGTGGCCCAGGGCCTGGTGGCCAGCGATCAGAAGATCAAGGCCGCCTCCGTGGCCGCCGATAAACTCACTGCGGCGGGTGCGAAGATCACCATTGAAGAGGTGGACAAGAGTGTCTGCTAA
- the gdhA gene encoding NADP-specific glutamate dehydrogenase produces MSIEEQVSSYYDMLLKRNAGEPEFHQAVAEVLDSLKIVLEKDPHYADYGLIQRLCEPERQLIFRVPWVDDEGVVQVNRGFRVQFNSALGPYKGGLRFHPSVNLGIIKFLGFEQIFKNSLTGLPIGGGKGGSDFDPKGKSDGEIMRFCQSFMTELHRHIGEYRDVPAGDIGVGGREIGYLFGQYRRLANQHESGVLTGKGLTWGGSLVRTEATGYGAVYLTEEMMKAHGKKLDGAKVVVSGSGNVAIYAIEKAQELGATVIAFSDSSAWVETPNGVDVELLKEIKEVRRARVNEYVAEAEGAVLHTEGSLWDLTCDVALPCATQNELDGEHARTLAANGCRYVAEGANMPSTAEAIEVFRKEGVHFAPGKAANAGGVATSALEMQQNASRDSWSFEYTDERLHKIMSNIFKATDRTAKEYGHEGDYVVGANIAGFKKVADAMLAQGII; encoded by the coding sequence GTGTCCATTGAAGAGCAGGTATCCAGCTACTACGACATGTTGCTCAAGCGCAACGCCGGAGAGCCGGAGTTCCACCAGGCCGTGGCCGAGGTGCTGGACTCCCTCAAGATCGTGCTGGAAAAGGACCCCCACTACGCGGACTACGGCCTGATCCAGCGCCTGTGCGAGCCGGAGCGCCAGCTCATCTTCCGGGTGCCCTGGGTGGACGACGAGGGCGTGGTGCAGGTCAATCGCGGTTTCCGCGTGCAGTTCAACTCCGCGCTCGGGCCCTACAAGGGCGGCCTGCGCTTCCATCCCTCGGTGAACCTGGGCATCATCAAGTTCCTGGGCTTCGAGCAAATCTTCAAGAACTCCCTCACCGGCCTGCCCATCGGCGGCGGTAAGGGCGGCTCCGACTTCGACCCCAAGGGCAAGAGCGACGGAGAGATCATGCGCTTCTGCCAGTCCTTCATGACGGAACTGCACCGTCACATCGGTGAATACCGCGACGTCCCCGCCGGTGACATCGGCGTGGGCGGCCGCGAGATCGGCTACCTCTTTGGGCAGTACCGCCGCCTGGCCAACCAGCACGAGTCCGGCGTGCTCACCGGCAAGGGCCTGACCTGGGGGGGCTCCCTGGTGCGCACCGAGGCCACCGGCTACGGCGCGGTGTACCTCACCGAGGAAATGATGAAGGCCCACGGCAAGAAGCTTGACGGTGCCAAGGTAGTGGTTTCTGGTTCCGGCAACGTGGCCATCTACGCCATCGAAAAGGCCCAGGAACTCGGCGCCACCGTGATCGCGTTCTCCGATTCCTCCGCCTGGGTGGAAACCCCCAACGGCGTGGACGTGGAACTGCTCAAGGAAATCAAGGAGGTGCGCCGCGCCCGTGTGAACGAGTACGTGGCGGAGGCCGAGGGGGCCGTGCTGCACACCGAGGGCAGCCTCTGGGATCTGACTTGCGACGTCGCCCTGCCGTGCGCCACCCAGAACGAGCTGGACGGCGAGCACGCCCGCACGCTTGCCGCCAATGGCTGCCGCTACGTGGCCGAGGGTGCTAACATGCCCTCCACGGCCGAGGCCATCGAGGTATTCCGCAAGGAGGGCGTGCACTTTGCCCCGGGCAAGGCCGCCAACGCCGGTGGCGTGGCCACCTCCGCGCTGGAAATGCAGCAGAACGCCTCCCGCGATTCCTGGAGCTTCGAGTACACCGACGAGCGCCTGCACAAGATCATGTCCAACATCTTCAAGGCGACCGATCGCACTGCCAAGGAGTACGGACACGAGGGTGACTACGTGGTGGGCGCGAACATTGCCGGCTTCAAGAAGGTGGCCGACGCCATGCTGGCCCAGGGGATCATCTAA